TGAAAAATAATTTCGCCTTCGTAGCGGTTGCCAGGATATAGATCGTGCATGCGGTTAAAGCTGCGCAGATAGGTGGATTTTCCGCAGCCGGAAGGGCCGATCAGTGCCGTCACTTTTTTGTTGTGTATCGGCATGTTGATGTTGTTTAACGCCTGTGTGCTGCCGTAGAAAAAATTGAAGTTTTTTACTTCAGCTTTTAATGGTTTGCTTGTGTTCATAGGAATAAATTCTCGTTCATATTAAATAATTTTCTTTAATTTACTGGGTTTAATTTTGCCAGCGAATGTTTTTGCGCAGCTTGTAACGCAGCCAAATCGCAATGCAGTTCATGGTCAATACCATAGCCATCAAAATAAAGCTGGCGGCAGCGGCATTTGCTTCAAAGGCTGGGTCTGGGCGCGAGGTCCAGTTAAAAATTTGAATAGGCAGTACGGTGAATGGGGACATCAACCAATCAAACGGTGCCGCTGTAACACCCGCACTGATTTCAGTGAAAGGCATGGGAGGCAGAAAGGCGATAAAGGTGAGGGCGCCGATAGTGATAATGGGGGCTGTTTCACCAATCGCACGCGCCAAACCAATAATGATGCCGGTCAAAATACCAGGCATTGCGTAGGGGATGATGTGATAGCGGCAGGTTTGCCAGCGTGTTGCACCGGCGGCCATGGAACCTTCGCGGATCGCGGTGGGAATGGCGCGTATCGCCTCGCGTGTTGAAACGATAATGATGGGCAGAATCAGCAGTGCGAGCGTTAAGCCTGCGGTGAGTATGCTCTGGCCAAAACCCAGTGCGTAGACAAAAATACCCAGCGCTAACAAACCGTAAACAATAGATGGCACTGCCGCCAGATTGGTGATGTTGATCTCAATTAAATCGGTAACCCAGTTTCGTTTGGCGTATTCCTCTAAGTAAACCCCTGCGCAAATTCCCAATGGAATCGCGGCGAATGCAGTAACTGCCATGACAAGCAGCGAGCCTACCCACGCCGACAAAATGCCAGCTTGTAAGGCGCGACGCGAAGCAAAATTCATGAAAAAGTCGAGACTCAATCGATCCCAGCCGCGCATGACCATGTCTGAAATCAGCAGGAAAATTACAGCGAGTCCGGCAGTTAAAAATAGCATGCCGATAATTTGAAAAATACGATCCTTCAATTTTCCTTTGGCAATGAGTTTGCGCAGATGCGCTGTAGTGAGCGTGTTTGGGTTCGTGTTGTCGCTTGTCATATTAGTAAGCCTCGCGGAATTTGCGGCGCAGCCACAGGCCGAGAATGTTGAAACATAGTGTGATCAAAATCAGTGTGAGGCCGGCGGCAAAAATAGTTTGGTAGCCGATAGAACCGTGCGGCAAATCCCCCAGTGCTACTTGCACGATAAAAGAGGTGATGGTTGCGGCGGGCTCTGCAGGGTTCCAAGTGAGGTTCGGTTGCATGCCTGCTGCTACCGCGAGGATCATGGTTTCACCCACTGCGCGTGAAATCGCAAGAATGTACGAAGCTGCCAAACCAGAAACCGCAGCGGGCACGACAATATGGATCGCGGTGTGCAATTTGCCGCTACCGATGGCATAAGAGCCTTCGCGCAAGGACATGGGCACAGCGCGCATGGCATCCTCAGAGAGCGAAGTAATGTACGGAATAATCATGATACCCATCACGATGCCAGCGGAGAGCAGCGAAAAGCCTGGCAGTGTTGGAAAGAACTTTTGCAGCAATGGAGTGACCATTAACAAAGCAAAATAGCCAAAGATGATGGTGGGAATGCCGCCCAGCAATTCCAGCGTAGGTTTGGCAATTTCTCGCACACGCGTTCCGGCAAATTCTGAGAGATAAATGGCAATGGTCGTGCCGACAGGGATGGCGATGGAAAGCGCGACAAATGCGGAAACTACCGTGCCAGAAATAAGCACCATGATGCCGAAGTGCGCGTCGTCGAATAACGGAGTCCATTGCGTATCGGTCAAAAAGTCCCACAAGCTGACATGTTGAAAGAAACGGATGGATTCTGAGACCAAGACATAAACAATAGCGATGGTCGTCAATACAGAAATCGCAGCAGTAATGAAAAGAAGCGCCTCAATGAGGCGCTCACCGAAATGGCGTCTAGCATTGTGTGCTAGACGGTTGGTTTTAGGGTTTGGCTTCACGCTTCATCAGCTCCTCAATGGTGATGCCTACTTCATTTTTTCCGCCGAAGCGTGAACCGTATTTCTTATTGGCCACGCTTTCCATATTGCTGGTATAAGCAGAATCAGGCAGCGGCACATACTTCACTTCTTGCGTGAGTTGAGTGGCATTTTTCATATAAAAGTCGA
The DNA window shown above is from Cellvibrionales bacterium and carries:
- the pstA gene encoding phosphate ABC transporter permease PstA; the protein is MTSDNTNPNTLTTAHLRKLIAKGKLKDRIFQIIGMLFLTAGLAVIFLLISDMVMRGWDRLSLDFFMNFASRRALQAGILSAWVGSLLVMAVTAFAAIPLGICAGVYLEEYAKRNWVTDLIEINITNLAAVPSIVYGLLALGIFVYALGFGQSILTAGLTLALLILPIIIVSTREAIRAIPTAIREGSMAAGATRWQTCRYHIIPYAMPGILTGIIIGLARAIGETAPIITIGALTFIAFLPPMPFTEISAGVTAAPFDWLMSPFTVLPIQIFNWTSRPDPAFEANAAAASFILMAMVLTMNCIAIWLRYKLRKNIRWQN
- the pstC gene encoding phosphate ABC transporter permease subunit PstC translates to MKPNPKTNRLAHNARRHFGERLIEALLFITAAISVLTTIAIVYVLVSESIRFFQHVSLWDFLTDTQWTPLFDDAHFGIMVLISGTVVSAFVALSIAIPVGTTIAIYLSEFAGTRVREIAKPTLELLGGIPTIIFGYFALLMVTPLLQKFFPTLPGFSLLSAGIVMGIMIIPYITSLSEDAMRAVPMSLREGSYAIGSGKLHTAIHIVVPAAVSGLAASYILAISRAVGETMILAVAAGMQPNLTWNPAEPAATITSFIVQVALGDLPHGSIGYQTIFAAGLTLILITLCFNILGLWLRRKFREAY